The Azospirillum baldaniorum genome contains a region encoding:
- a CDS encoding pyridoxal-phosphate dependent enzyme: MPSWLPLSAIEDAAERLSGRIVRTPLLPAPVLGRDVWLKAETFQATGAFKERGALNRLLRLTALERAAGVVAMSAGNHAAGLALHAQRLGVAATIVMPVTAPRCKVERTEALGAEVVLSGANVGEAKSRALQLAAERRLTFVHPYDDPDVIAGQGTVGLEVLADRPDLDRLVVPVGGGGLLAGMAAAVKARKPSVTVVGVRLARRRGPTLADGIAVDALGKLPQALLAGFVDALVEVEEAEVAAAMRTLHGSFGMVAEGAGAAAVAALLAGKVPAEGRTVAVLSGRNVDSDTLVRTLAAA, encoded by the coding sequence TTGCCGTCCTGGCTCCCCCTCTCCGCCATCGAGGACGCCGCCGAGCGTTTGAGCGGGCGGATCGTCCGCACGCCGCTGCTGCCGGCTCCGGTGCTGGGGCGTGACGTCTGGCTGAAGGCGGAGACCTTCCAGGCGACCGGCGCCTTCAAGGAGCGCGGCGCCCTGAACCGCCTGCTGCGTCTGACGGCGCTGGAGCGCGCGGCGGGCGTCGTCGCCATGTCGGCGGGCAACCACGCCGCCGGACTGGCGCTGCACGCCCAGCGGCTCGGGGTGGCGGCGACCATCGTCATGCCGGTCACCGCTCCGCGCTGCAAGGTGGAGCGGACGGAGGCGCTGGGTGCCGAGGTCGTGCTGTCCGGGGCCAACGTGGGGGAGGCGAAGTCCCGCGCGCTGCAACTGGCGGCGGAGCGGCGGCTGACCTTCGTGCACCCCTACGACGATCCGGACGTGATCGCCGGGCAGGGCACGGTGGGGCTGGAGGTGCTGGCTGACCGCCCGGACCTCGACCGGCTGGTGGTGCCGGTGGGCGGCGGCGGTTTGCTGGCCGGGATGGCGGCGGCGGTGAAGGCGCGCAAGCCCTCCGTCACCGTGGTCGGGGTGCGGCTGGCGCGCCGGCGGGGGCCGACCTTGGCCGACGGGATCGCGGTGGACGCGCTGGGCAAGCTGCCGCAGGCCCTGCTGGCCGGCTTCGTGGACGCCCTGGTCGAGGTGGAGGAGGCGGAGGTCGCGGCGGCGATGCGGACCCTGCACGGCTCCTTCGGCATGGTGGCGGAAGGCGCCGGGGCCGCCGCGGTGGCGGCGCTGTTGGCCGGGAAGGTTCCGGCGGAGGGGCGGACCGTCGCCGTGCTGTCCGGCCGCAACGTGGATTCCGACACGCTGGTGCGGACGCTCGCCGCGGCTTGA
- a CDS encoding DUF962 domain-containing protein: MATDPNFWPDYLEQHRNPTNRALHVAGTLSAATLLGVGLARRDWRALVAAPLVGYGAAWLGHFLVERNRPKTLDAPLASLAADVRMAGLALTGQLAREYRRYGIPDRPSLVIRQHPPSAPVLEPVRSDDRRG; this comes from the coding sequence ATGGCGACCGATCCTAATTTTTGGCCCGACTATCTGGAACAGCACCGCAACCCGACGAACCGGGCACTGCACGTCGCCGGCACGCTGTCGGCGGCGACCCTGCTTGGGGTGGGACTGGCCCGCCGGGACTGGCGGGCGCTCGTGGCGGCGCCGCTGGTCGGCTACGGCGCGGCGTGGCTGGGCCATTTCCTGGTGGAGCGCAACCGTCCCAAGACGCTGGACGCGCCGCTGGCCTCGCTGGCCGCGGACGTCCGCATGGCCGGGCTGGCCCTGACGGGACAGCTGGCGCGGGAATACCGGCGCTACGGCATTCCCGACCGCCCCAGCCTCGTTATTCGCCAGCATCCGCCGAGCGCACCCGTGTTGGAGCCGGTGCGCTCGGACGACAGGCGCGGTTAG
- the alaS gene encoding alanine--tRNA ligase encodes MKTANDIRRTFLDFFAKNGHQIVESSPLVPRNDPTLMFTNAGMVQFKNVFTGAEQRPYSRATTSQKCVRAGGKHNDLDNVGYTARHHTFFEMLGNFSFGDYFKDDAIAFAWNLVTKEFGLPADKLLVTVHSSDEDAAGIWRKVAGLSDDRIIRIPTDDNFWRMGDTGPCGPCSEIFFDHGPHIAGGPPGSPDQDGDRFIEIWNLVFMQYEQRGPDDLIALPKPSIDTGMGLERLAAVLQGKHDNYDIDLMRALIVASAEATKTAPDGPHAVSHRVIADHLRSCCFLIADGVLPSNEGRGYVLRRIMRRAMRHAHMIGAREPLMHRLVPALIQQMGDAYPELNRARALIVETLKLEETRFKQTLERGLRLLEDEVGRLGEGQPLPGDVAFKLYDTYGFPLDLTQDVLRTQGRPVDESGFKAAMDEQRRKARESWAGSGEATTEKLWYELKDELGATEFFGYDTEVAEGKVTAIVKGDARVEQATVGDEVLVIVNQTPFYGESGGQVGDAGVIFSAEGTEVAVSDTQKKLGAVWAHVGTVTKGTLKVGDVVELRVDTERRSAIRANHSATHLLHEALRRRLGEHVTQKGSLVAQERLRFDISQPTGLTPADIAAVEDEVNRRILGNSEVVTRLMSPDEARASGAMALFGEKYGDEVRVVSMGGPHGELDRDYSIELCGGTHVRRTGDIGLFTIVAEGAVAAGVRRIEALTGTGAKAWLSERDHLLTEAASVLKVRPEDVPSRLAALVDERKKMERELAELRRQVAMGGGAKADGGNEAKDIAGVKFAARVVEGLPAKDLKPMADELKKQVGSGVVVLIASNEGKASIVVGVTDDLTAKISAVDLVRVGAEALGGKGGGGRPDMAQAGGPDAALAPAAVEAIEKALAAKAAS; translated from the coding sequence ATGAAGACCGCCAACGACATCCGCCGCACGTTCCTGGACTTTTTCGCGAAGAACGGCCACCAGATCGTGGAGTCGTCGCCGCTGGTTCCGCGCAACGACCCGACGCTGATGTTCACGAACGCCGGCATGGTGCAGTTCAAGAACGTCTTCACCGGGGCGGAGCAGCGGCCCTATTCGCGCGCCACCACCTCGCAGAAGTGCGTGCGCGCGGGCGGCAAGCACAACGACCTGGACAACGTCGGCTACACGGCGCGGCACCACACCTTCTTCGAGATGCTGGGCAACTTCTCGTTCGGCGACTATTTCAAGGACGACGCGATCGCCTTCGCCTGGAATCTCGTGACGAAGGAGTTCGGGTTGCCGGCGGACAAGCTGCTGGTCACCGTCCACAGCTCCGACGAGGACGCGGCGGGCATCTGGCGCAAGGTCGCCGGCCTGTCGGACGACCGCATCATCCGCATCCCGACCGATGACAATTTCTGGCGCATGGGCGACACCGGCCCCTGCGGCCCCTGCTCGGAGATCTTCTTCGACCACGGCCCGCACATCGCCGGTGGTCCTCCGGGCTCGCCCGACCAGGACGGCGACCGCTTCATCGAGATCTGGAACCTCGTGTTCATGCAGTATGAGCAGCGCGGTCCCGACGACCTGATCGCCCTACCGAAGCCGTCGATCGACACCGGCATGGGGCTGGAGCGTCTGGCCGCCGTGCTCCAGGGCAAGCACGACAACTACGACATCGACCTGATGCGGGCGCTGATCGTGGCCTCCGCCGAGGCGACGAAGACCGCGCCGGACGGCCCGCACGCCGTCTCGCACCGCGTCATCGCCGACCATCTGCGCTCCTGCTGCTTCCTGATCGCCGACGGCGTGCTGCCGTCGAACGAGGGCCGCGGCTACGTGCTGCGCCGCATCATGCGCCGCGCCATGCGCCACGCCCACATGATCGGCGCCCGTGAGCCGCTGATGCACCGCCTCGTCCCGGCGCTGATCCAGCAGATGGGCGACGCCTATCCGGAGTTGAACCGGGCCCGCGCCCTGATCGTCGAGACGCTGAAGCTGGAGGAGACCCGCTTCAAGCAGACGCTGGAGCGCGGCCTGCGCCTGCTGGAGGATGAGGTCGGCCGCTTGGGCGAGGGGCAGCCGCTGCCCGGCGACGTCGCCTTCAAGCTGTACGACACCTACGGCTTCCCGCTCGACCTGACCCAGGATGTGTTGCGCACCCAGGGCCGCCCGGTCGACGAGAGCGGCTTCAAGGCCGCCATGGACGAGCAGCGCCGCAAGGCCCGCGAGTCCTGGGCCGGCTCGGGCGAGGCGACGACCGAGAAGCTGTGGTACGAGCTGAAGGACGAGCTGGGCGCCACGGAATTCTTCGGCTACGACACCGAGGTCGCCGAGGGCAAGGTGACCGCCATCGTCAAGGGCGACGCCCGCGTCGAGCAGGCCACCGTCGGAGACGAGGTGCTGGTCATCGTGAACCAGACGCCCTTCTACGGCGAGTCCGGCGGTCAGGTCGGCGATGCCGGCGTGATCTTCTCCGCCGAGGGCACCGAGGTCGCCGTCTCCGACACCCAGAAGAAGCTGGGCGCCGTCTGGGCCCATGTCGGCACGGTCACCAAGGGCACGCTGAAGGTCGGCGACGTGGTGGAGCTGCGCGTGGACACGGAGCGCCGTTCGGCCATCCGTGCCAACCACTCGGCCACCCACCTGCTGCACGAGGCGCTGCGCCGCCGTCTGGGCGAGCATGTCACCCAGAAGGGCTCGCTGGTCGCCCAGGAGCGCCTGCGCTTCGACATCAGCCAACCGACCGGCCTGACCCCGGCGGACATCGCCGCGGTCGAGGACGAGGTGAACCGCCGCATCCTCGGCAACAGCGAGGTCGTCACCCGCCTGATGTCCCCGGACGAGGCCCGCGCCTCCGGCGCCATGGCCCTGTTCGGCGAGAAGTACGGCGACGAGGTGCGCGTCGTCTCCATGGGCGGCCCGCACGGTGAGCTGGACCGCGACTACTCGATCGAGCTGTGCGGCGGCACCCACGTCCGCCGCACCGGCGACATCGGCCTGTTCACGATCGTCGCCGAGGGCGCCGTCGCCGCCGGCGTGCGCCGCATCGAGGCGCTGACCGGCACCGGCGCGAAGGCGTGGCTGTCGGAGCGCGACCATCTGCTGACCGAGGCCGCGTCCGTCCTCAAGGTCCGTCCGGAAGACGTCCCGTCGCGCCTCGCCGCCCTGGTCGACGAGCGCAAGAAGATGGAGCGCGAGCTGGCCGAACTCCGCCGTCAGGTGGCCATGGGTGGCGGCGCCAAGGCGGACGGCGGCAACGAGGCCAAGGACATCGCGGGCGTGAAGTTCGCCGCCCGCGTGGTCGAGGGCCTGCCGGCCAAGGACCTGAAGCCGATGGCCGACGAGCTGAAGAAGCAGGTCGGCTCCGGCGTGGTCGTCCTGATCGCCTCCAACGAGGGCAAGGCGTCCATCGTCGTCGGCGTCACCGACGACCTGACGGCCAAGATCAGCGCCGTCGATCTGGTGCGCGTCGGCGCCGAGGCTCTGGGCGGGAAGGGCGGCGGCGGCCGTCCGGACATGGCCCAGGCCGGCGGTCCGGACGCCGCGCTGGCGCCCGCCGCCGTCGAGGCCATCGAGAAGGCGCTGGCGGCGAAGGCCGCCTCCTAA
- the ccoG gene encoding cytochrome c oxidase accessory protein CcoG: MSLSSPAPAAHDADQPRERWFVHRPKVYAADVHGRFRRLKWLALAVLLGVYYVTPWLRWDRGPGIPDQAVLVDMVGRRAYFFWIEIWPQEVYYLTGLLIIGAFGIFFATTLLGRIWCGYACPQTVWTDLFMWVERKLEGPRTERIRLDKAPLSARKLGLKASKHAIWLMISLVTGGAWIFYFNDAPTLLREIATGEVSWKVLAFAGLFTATTYFFAGWAREQICIYVCPWRSFQAAMVDEDTYVVTYQDWRGEGRAPLRKTQSWEERTAEGLGDCIDCKLCVHVCPTGTDIRKGQQISCIGCGLCVDACNDVMAQVGRPGDLILFDTRSNQVARADGQAAPVRLLRPRTVIYALIILVVAGAMAISLALRPTLDVSVLRDRAPLYVQQSNGDVQNAYTIKILNKTHEARTYRLSVEGLANADLSVASVDAQSGSSLTLAAEADSVATYRIFVRVPRGAATPGSTDVTVLARDLTSGEIGRHRSVFMAP; the protein is encoded by the coding sequence ATGTCCCTCTCCTCTCCGGCCCCCGCCGCCCACGACGCCGACCAGCCGCGCGAGCGCTGGTTCGTGCATCGCCCCAAGGTCTACGCCGCCGATGTCCACGGCCGCTTCCGCCGGCTGAAATGGCTGGCGCTGGCGGTCCTGCTCGGCGTCTATTACGTCACGCCCTGGCTGCGCTGGGATCGCGGGCCGGGAATTCCCGATCAGGCGGTGCTGGTCGATATGGTGGGCCGGCGCGCCTACTTCTTCTGGATCGAGATCTGGCCGCAGGAGGTCTATTACCTGACTGGCCTGCTCATCATCGGCGCCTTCGGCATCTTCTTCGCCACCACCCTGCTCGGCCGCATCTGGTGCGGCTACGCCTGCCCGCAGACGGTCTGGACCGACCTGTTCATGTGGGTGGAGCGCAAGCTGGAAGGCCCGCGCACCGAGCGCATCCGGCTCGACAAGGCACCGCTGTCGGCGCGCAAGCTGGGGCTGAAGGCGTCGAAGCACGCCATCTGGCTAATGATTTCCCTGGTCACCGGCGGCGCCTGGATCTTCTACTTCAACGACGCCCCGACCCTGCTGCGCGAGATCGCGACGGGCGAGGTGTCGTGGAAGGTCCTGGCCTTCGCCGGGCTGTTTACCGCCACCACCTATTTCTTCGCCGGCTGGGCGCGCGAGCAGATCTGCATCTACGTCTGCCCGTGGCGCAGCTTCCAGGCGGCGATGGTCGATGAGGACACCTACGTCGTCACCTACCAGGACTGGCGCGGCGAAGGGCGCGCGCCGCTGCGCAAGACGCAGAGCTGGGAGGAGCGGACGGCGGAGGGGCTGGGCGACTGCATCGACTGCAAGCTGTGCGTCCATGTCTGCCCGACCGGCACCGACATCCGCAAGGGCCAGCAGATCTCCTGCATCGGCTGTGGCCTGTGCGTGGATGCCTGCAACGACGTGATGGCCCAGGTCGGGCGCCCCGGCGACCTGATCCTGTTCGACACCCGCTCCAACCAAGTCGCCAGGGCCGACGGTCAGGCCGCCCCGGTGCGGCTGCTGCGCCCGCGCACGGTGATCTACGCGCTCATCATTCTGGTGGTGGCCGGCGCCATGGCGATCTCCCTGGCGCTGCGCCCGACGCTGGACGTCAGCGTGCTGCGCGACCGGGCGCCGCTCTACGTGCAGCAGTCGAACGGCGACGTGCAGAACGCCTACACCATCAAGATTCTGAACAAGACCCACGAAGCACGGACCTACCGCCTGTCGGTGGAGGGTTTGGCGAACGCCGACTTGTCGGTCGCCAGCGTGGACGCCCAGTCGGGAAGTTCGCTGACGCTCGCTGCGGAAGCGGATTCGGTGGCGACCTACCGCATCTTCGTCCGCGTGCCGCGGGGCGCCGCGACGCCGGGGTCCACCGACGTGACGGTGCTGGCGCGCGACCTGACCAGCGGCGAGATCGGCCGGCACCGCAGCGTGTTCATGGCGCCCTGA
- the recA gene encoding recombinase RecA, which translates to MSSAQLRLVEKDSMDKQKALDAALAQIERAFGKGSIMKLGARENTVETEVVSTGSLGLDIALGIGGLPRGRIIEIYGPESSGKTTLALHAIAQAQKGGGTCAFVDAEHALDPSYARKLGVNVDELLISQPDAGEQALEIADTLVRSGAVDVLVVDSVAALVPRAELEGEMGDSHVGLHARLMSQALRKLTGSIAKSNCLVIFINQIRLKIGVMFGNPETTTGGNALKFYASVRLDIRRIGAIKDRETVVGNQTRVKVVKNKMAPPFRVVEFDIMYGEGVSKVGELLDLGIQAGVVEKSGAWFSYDGTRIGQGRENAKNYLRNNPATADAIEAKIRGNAGLVADAMMGTPEADGEAATPE; encoded by the coding sequence GAGAAGGATTCCATGGATAAGCAGAAGGCCCTGGATGCCGCTCTGGCGCAGATCGAGCGCGCCTTTGGCAAGGGCTCGATCATGAAGCTCGGCGCCCGCGAGAACACGGTCGAGACGGAGGTCGTTTCCACCGGCTCTCTCGGCCTCGATATCGCGCTGGGCATCGGCGGCCTGCCGCGCGGCCGCATCATCGAGATTTACGGGCCGGAAAGCTCGGGCAAGACGACGCTGGCGCTGCACGCCATTGCCCAGGCCCAGAAGGGCGGTGGCACCTGCGCCTTCGTGGACGCGGAGCACGCTCTGGACCCGTCCTACGCCCGCAAGCTGGGCGTGAATGTGGACGAGCTGCTGATCTCCCAGCCCGACGCCGGTGAGCAGGCGCTAGAGATCGCCGATACGCTGGTGCGCTCCGGCGCCGTCGACGTGCTGGTGGTCGACTCGGTGGCAGCCTTGGTGCCGCGCGCCGAACTGGAAGGCGAGATGGGCGACAGCCACGTCGGCCTGCACGCCCGCCTGATGAGCCAGGCGCTGCGCAAGCTGACCGGCTCCATCGCCAAGTCGAACTGCCTGGTGATCTTCATCAACCAGATCCGCCTGAAGATCGGCGTGATGTTCGGCAACCCGGAGACGACGACCGGCGGCAACGCGCTGAAGTTCTACGCCTCCGTCCGTCTGGACATCCGCCGCATCGGCGCGATCAAGGACCGCGAGACGGTAGTGGGCAACCAGACCCGCGTGAAGGTGGTGAAGAACAAGATGGCACCGCCGTTCCGCGTGGTCGAGTTCGACATCATGTACGGCGAGGGCGTGTCGAAGGTGGGCGAGCTTCTCGACCTCGGCATCCAGGCCGGCGTGGTGGAGAAGTCGGGCGCTTGGTTCAGCTACGACGGCACCCGCATCGGCCAGGGCCGCGAGAACGCCAAGAACTACCTGCGCAACAACCCGGCCACGGCCGACGCCATCGAGGCGAAGATCCGCGGCAACGCCGGCCTCGTCGCCGACGCCATGATGGGCACCCCGGAGGCCGACGGCGAGGCCGCCACACCGGAGTGA
- a CDS encoding TIGR02594 family protein codes for MNVLAVQTALQAQGFDPGSLDGVWGRKTIAAVIAFQQARGLAPDGVVGPHTARALFMNAAPPGVTDTLVWMDEAKRLMGTREVTGRGSNKEILQWADDLDLHYPDDDVPWCGLFVAHCIGATLPLEALPNNPLGARNWLKAGKTCIPSWGAILVFWRGSKTGWEGHVGFCAGMDKDAFHVLGGNQSNSVSIARIARNRLLDARWPVTSPDLPQGTLMASALGDAVVSENEV; via the coding sequence ATGAACGTTCTCGCGGTTCAGACGGCGCTTCAGGCCCAGGGATTCGATCCCGGGTCCCTGGATGGAGTTTGGGGCCGCAAGACCATCGCGGCGGTCATCGCGTTCCAACAGGCGCGCGGGCTCGCCCCCGACGGTGTGGTCGGTCCCCATACGGCGCGGGCGCTCTTCATGAACGCAGCCCCGCCCGGCGTCACCGACACGCTGGTCTGGATGGACGAAGCCAAGCGGCTGATGGGCACCAGGGAAGTGACCGGCCGGGGATCGAACAAGGAAATTCTGCAATGGGCCGACGACCTCGACCTTCACTACCCGGACGACGACGTTCCCTGGTGCGGCCTGTTCGTCGCGCATTGCATCGGCGCCACCCTTCCGTTGGAGGCGCTTCCCAACAACCCGCTCGGCGCTCGCAATTGGCTCAAGGCCGGAAAGACCTGCATCCCGTCCTGGGGAGCGATTCTGGTGTTCTGGCGGGGCTCGAAGACCGGATGGGAGGGGCATGTGGGCTTCTGCGCCGGCATGGACAAGGACGCCTTCCACGTTCTTGGCGGGAACCAGTCCAACAGCGTCAGCATCGCCAGGATCGCCAGAAATCGTCTCCTCGATGCCCGCTGGCCGGTGACGTCGCCCGACCTGCCTCAGGGCACGCTGATGGCCTCCGCCCTGGGAGACGCCGTAGTGTCCGAGAACGAGGTTTAG
- a CDS encoding vWA domain-containing protein: MFTGFFFELRKAGVPVSLNEYLTLMEAMKRGVADFRVEDFYYLSRACLVKDERNLDRFDRVFGQVFKGLEGAEGAGGDEIPVVDLPEEWLRKLAERFLTDEEKAQIQALGGWQKLMETLAERLAEQKGRHQGGSKWIGTAGTSPFGAYGYNPEGVRIGQKESRHRRAVKVWDKREFKNLDDQVEIGTRNIKVALRRLRKFARTGAASELDLPGTIRATASNAGWLDLKMVPERHNTVKVLLFLDIGGSMDDHIRLVEELFSAARGEFKHLEHFYFHNCVYESVWRDNKRRHDERTPTWDVLHTYPADYKLVFVGDAAMSPYEIAYAGGSVEHWNEEPGQVWLQRMLSVYSRAVWLNPTPESRWGYTESTRMLQRLLDGRMYPLTLQGLDAAMRELVR, from the coding sequence ATGTTCACGGGATTCTTCTTCGAACTGCGCAAGGCGGGCGTGCCGGTCTCGCTGAATGAGTACCTGACGCTCATGGAGGCCATGAAGCGCGGCGTCGCCGACTTCCGCGTCGAAGACTTCTATTACCTCAGCCGGGCCTGTCTGGTGAAGGACGAGCGCAATCTCGACCGCTTCGATCGCGTGTTCGGGCAGGTCTTCAAGGGGCTGGAAGGGGCGGAGGGCGCCGGGGGCGACGAAATTCCTGTGGTCGATCTGCCGGAGGAATGGCTGCGCAAGCTCGCCGAACGCTTCCTGACCGACGAGGAGAAGGCGCAGATACAAGCCCTGGGCGGCTGGCAGAAACTCATGGAGACGCTGGCGGAGCGGCTGGCCGAACAGAAGGGGCGGCATCAGGGCGGCTCCAAATGGATCGGCACCGCCGGAACCTCGCCCTTCGGCGCCTACGGCTACAACCCGGAGGGCGTGCGCATCGGCCAGAAGGAATCCCGGCACCGCCGCGCCGTGAAGGTGTGGGACAAGCGGGAGTTCAAGAATCTGGACGATCAGGTCGAGATCGGCACCCGCAACATCAAGGTGGCGCTGCGCCGCCTGCGCAAGTTCGCCCGCACCGGGGCGGCCAGCGAGTTGGACCTGCCCGGCACCATCCGCGCCACCGCCAGCAACGCCGGCTGGCTGGACCTGAAGATGGTGCCGGAGCGGCACAACACGGTGAAGGTGCTGCTCTTCCTCGACATCGGCGGTTCGATGGACGACCACATCCGGCTGGTCGAGGAGCTGTTCTCCGCCGCGCGGGGCGAGTTCAAGCATCTGGAGCACTTCTACTTCCACAACTGCGTCTATGAGAGCGTGTGGCGCGACAACAAGCGCCGCCATGACGAGCGCACCCCGACCTGGGACGTGCTGCACACCTATCCCGCCGACTACAAGCTGGTCTTCGTCGGCGACGCGGCGATGAGCCCCTATGAGATCGCCTATGCCGGCGGCAGCGTCGAGCATTGGAACGAGGAGCCGGGGCAGGTCTGGCTGCAGCGGATGCTGTCCGTCTACAGCCGCGCCGTCTGGCTCAACCCCACGCCGGAATCGCGCTGGGGCTACACCGAGAGCACCCGCATGCTGCAGCGGCTTCTGGACGGGCGCATGTACCCTCTGACCTTGCAGGGACTGGACGCCGCGATGCGCGAGCTGGTGCGGTAA
- a CDS encoding DUF6803 family protein, whose product MTMTHYMELLAVNQPWNLLIFMAIPVILAETVAISELYLLYTRDYDGPVRRLNRWAGITVGVYFTGVFIHLIQNAVVPLTVSGGWRGPADVLAVGFYLAGIVPLGGIALLDLGLIGRGRGEQGRMAIHAALVGLFLIVAHIAMIFGMLDPTLLTGAAAAGGHTMH is encoded by the coding sequence ATGACCATGACCCACTACATGGAACTGCTGGCCGTCAACCAGCCCTGGAACCTGCTGATCTTCATGGCGATTCCCGTCATCCTGGCCGAGACGGTGGCGATCAGCGAACTGTACCTGCTCTACACCCGTGACTATGACGGCCCGGTGCGGCGGCTGAACCGCTGGGCCGGCATCACTGTCGGCGTCTATTTCACGGGCGTCTTCATCCATCTGATTCAGAACGCCGTCGTTCCGCTGACCGTATCCGGCGGCTGGCGCGGGCCGGCGGACGTGCTGGCGGTGGGCTTCTACCTCGCCGGCATCGTCCCGCTCGGCGGCATCGCGCTCCTGGACCTTGGGCTGATCGGCCGGGGCCGCGGCGAGCAGGGCCGCATGGCGATCCACGCGGCCCTGGTCGGGCTATTCCTGATCGTCGCCCACATCGCCATGATCTTCGGAATGCTGGACCCGACGCTGCTCACCGGTGCCGCCGCGGCTGGCGGGCACACGATGCACTGA
- a CDS encoding AAA family ATPase, whose translation MRFTGTDSYVATDDLMVAVNAAITLERPLLVKGEPGTGKTVLAQEVARALNKPLLAWHIKSTTKAQQGLYEYDAVSRLRDSQLGEERVHDIGNYIVRGKLWEAFEAPEPPVLLIDEIDKADIEFPNDLLLELDRMEFHVYETRQTVKAARRPLVIITSNNEKELPDAFLRRCFFHYIRFPDRDTMERIVDVHYPGLKQDLLREAMSLFYSLREVPGLKKKPSTSELLDWIKLLMVEDVDPETLRAKDARSLIPPLCGALLKNEQDVHLLERLAFLAKREGR comes from the coding sequence ATGCGCTTCACCGGCACCGACTCCTACGTCGCCACCGACGATCTGATGGTGGCCGTCAACGCCGCCATCACGCTTGAGCGCCCGCTGCTGGTGAAGGGGGAGCCGGGCACCGGCAAGACCGTGCTGGCCCAGGAGGTCGCCCGCGCCCTGAACAAGCCGCTGCTCGCCTGGCACATCAAGTCCACCACCAAGGCGCAGCAGGGGCTCTACGAGTACGACGCTGTCAGCCGCCTGCGCGACAGCCAACTCGGCGAGGAGCGGGTGCACGACATCGGCAATTACATCGTGCGCGGCAAGCTGTGGGAGGCGTTCGAGGCGCCGGAGCCCCCCGTGCTGCTGATCGACGAGATCGACAAGGCCGATATCGAGTTTCCCAACGACCTGCTGCTCGAACTCGACCGCATGGAGTTCCACGTCTACGAGACGCGGCAAACGGTCAAGGCGGCCCGGCGCCCCCTCGTCATCATCACGTCGAACAACGAGAAGGAACTGCCGGACGCCTTCCTGCGCCGCTGCTTCTTCCATTACATCCGCTTCCCCGACCGCGACACCATGGAGCGGATCGTGGACGTCCATTATCCCGGCCTGAAGCAGGACCTGCTGCGCGAGGCGATGTCGCTGTTCTACAGCCTGCGTGAGGTGCCGGGCCTCAAGAAGAAGCCGTCCACCTCGGAACTGCTCGACTGGATCAAGCTGCTGATGGTCGAGGACGTGGACCCCGAGACCCTGCGCGCCAAGGACGCCCGCAGTCTGATTCCGCCGCTGTGCGGTGCGCTCCTGAAGAACGAGCAGGACGTTCACCTGCTGGAACGGTTGGCTTTTCTCGCCAAGCGGGAAGGGCGCTGA
- a CDS encoding HD domain-containing protein — MTALLDFARALEFAAHKHIDQRRKGVRAEPYLNHLSEVAFLCAEATAGNDPVVVIAALLHDTLEDTDASYEEIEQHFGAEVAGVVAETTDDKRLRKAERKQRQIDAAPTASSRAKLVKLADKVSNLRSMAHSPPADWPLERKIEYFEWAHAVVAGLRGTDARLESLFDRAYEDGLAELRGEAV, encoded by the coding sequence ATGACAGCCCTTCTCGACTTCGCCCGCGCGCTGGAGTTCGCCGCGCACAAGCACATCGACCAGCGCCGCAAGGGCGTGCGCGCCGAGCCCTACCTCAACCACCTGTCGGAGGTGGCGTTCCTCTGTGCCGAGGCGACGGCGGGCAATGACCCGGTGGTGGTCATCGCCGCACTGCTCCACGACACGCTGGAGGACACCGACGCCTCCTACGAGGAGATCGAGCAGCATTTCGGGGCGGAGGTCGCCGGCGTCGTGGCCGAGACCACCGACGACAAGCGCCTGCGCAAGGCGGAGCGCAAGCAACGGCAGATCGACGCCGCCCCCACCGCCTCCTCGCGCGCCAAGCTGGTGAAGCTGGCCGACAAGGTGTCCAACCTGCGCTCCATGGCGCACAGCCCGCCCGCCGACTGGCCGCTGGAGCGCAAGATCGAGTATTTCGAATGGGCGCACGCGGTCGTCGCCGGCCTGCGCGGCACCGACGCACGGCTGGAATCCCTGTTCGACCGCGCCTATGAGGACGGCTTGGCCGAGTTGCGCGGCGAGGCGGTCTAG